The Candidatus Omnitrophota bacterium genome window below encodes:
- a CDS encoding class I SAM-dependent methyltransferase: protein MLGQELIYDQSLSGAERFYIRIFGIPINGLRIRARRILPLITAKYSKILDAGCGQGIFTFEMARRLPKSQITGIDIDKKLLERNEKIAKKVSLVNCQFLYQDINHLSFKNQYDLVLNVDNLEHLEEDEKALCNFYAALKPGGELILHVPAYYRRWIFFGWKVNFDVDGHYRPGYTMEDILEKIKRVGFQVVENYYTYGWLETITNNISYLITKARMKNKCLYAAVFPFLLIVSYFGRNSKPARGAGVLVIARK, encoded by the coding sequence ATGCTGGGCCAGGAATTAATTTACGATCAATCATTATCTGGGGCAGAACGATTTTATATCCGGATCTTTGGAATTCCGATCAATGGCTTAAGAATTCGGGCGCGGCGCATTCTACCGCTGATTACGGCAAAATACAGCAAAATCCTTGATGCGGGCTGCGGGCAGGGGATTTTTACCTTTGAGATGGCGCGGCGCCTTCCTAAAAGTCAAATTACCGGCATTGATATCGATAAAAAACTCTTAGAGCGCAACGAGAAAATCGCAAAAAAAGTCAGTCTTGTAAATTGTCAATTTCTCTATCAGGATATCAATCATTTAAGTTTTAAAAACCAATACGATCTGGTTCTCAATGTTGATAATCTAGAACATCTTGAAGAGGATGAAAAAGCGTTGTGTAATTTCTACGCGGCGTTAAAGCCTGGAGGAGAGCTGATCCTCCATGTTCCGGCATATTATCGGCGCTGGATTTTCTTTGGCTGGAAAGTTAACTTTGATGTGGACGGGCATTATCGTCCAGGATATACTATGGAAGATATTTTGGAGAAAATCAAGAGAGTCGGCTTCCAGGTCGTAGAAAATTATTATACATACGGCTGGCTTGAGACGATCACGAATAATATCTCCTATTTAATTACAAAAGCCCGCATGAAGAATAAATGTCTTTATGCGGCTGTTTTTCCTTTCCTTTTAATCGTTTCTTATTTTGGCCGTAACAGTAAGCCGGCACGCGGAGCAGGTGTGTTGGTGATTGCAAGAAAATAA
- a CDS encoding bi-domain-containing oxidoreductase, translating to MKQLIRRVIDPKGIIRIEEIPTPHAGENQALISSHYSLISSGTELAEISKNPIELAKLALTDPWMRNAVKDLIFSGGLKETADTITNELFLYRLIGYSGSGIVLAKGKNITDVQVGDKVAFAAQGHAEQVAAYANHVVKIPENLDLKYAAFATVGAVALQGIRRSQGQIGEWVVVYGLGLLGQLAAQILLASGMRVIGIDLSEQRVELAMKAGLKYVVNPAKDDAVDTVLRITAGKGADCVMICAASQDSVIANNAMKMARKQGRVTFVGIVKMDLERKPFFLNELDLSFSRAYGPGSYDPSYEKGRIEYPYQYIRWTEKRNLEEVIRLMAENRLNIEPLIDSIFPLGEAQKAFDKVKTSQMKSVAVLLSYPKNEKIETKIVSAVPRRHVSKDVINIGVIGSGNFTRNVHIPNLSRLKKFNIKAICSASGMNAAAMAKRYNIECVTTQYHDILQDPNIDTILIATRHDLHSLIAIEAAKAQKNIFVEKPVAMSLQDLDAVRQAVKENDVCFMAGYNRRFSPIVQKAKKYITQKPIVMNYVVNIKNLSDSHWTLDPVEGGGRLLGEADHFFDLMNCFAGSRPKEVSAASFPISTDTKEGLFNFAVQVKYENNSLGQLIYTSLGGPKIPRERLEIFCGSKTLEIIDFNTLLINGKIQSKMLGMGHFEELEYFSTKISGHCSDEDLDDALSASWVCLKAHEQIIHR from the coding sequence ATGAAACAGCTCATACGCCGCGTTATTGACCCAAAAGGTATTATTCGTATCGAAGAAATTCCTACTCCTCATGCTGGAGAAAACCAGGCGCTTATCTCTTCTCATTATTCGCTTATTAGCTCGGGAACAGAGCTAGCTGAAATCAGCAAGAATCCCATTGAATTGGCCAAACTTGCTTTGACCGATCCGTGGATGCGTAATGCAGTTAAAGATCTTATTTTTTCCGGAGGCCTAAAAGAGACAGCGGATACCATCACGAATGAATTGTTTCTTTATAGACTGATCGGTTACAGCGGTTCAGGGATCGTTTTGGCAAAAGGAAAAAATATTACTGATGTCCAGGTCGGAGACAAGGTTGCTTTTGCCGCTCAGGGTCATGCCGAACAAGTTGCGGCTTACGCCAATCATGTTGTAAAAATTCCCGAGAATCTTGATTTAAAATATGCTGCTTTTGCGACAGTTGGCGCGGTTGCTTTGCAGGGTATTCGTCGGTCTCAAGGGCAGATTGGCGAGTGGGTTGTTGTTTACGGTTTAGGGCTATTAGGACAGCTTGCGGCTCAAATTCTTCTGGCTTCGGGAATGCGCGTGATCGGTATTGATCTTAGCGAGCAAAGAGTTGAATTGGCAATGAAGGCAGGGCTAAAATACGTCGTTAATCCGGCAAAAGATGATGCGGTGGATACAGTTTTGCGCATAACAGCGGGCAAAGGAGCAGATTGTGTGATGATCTGCGCTGCTTCTCAAGATTCTGTTATTGCGAATAATGCGATGAAAATGGCAAGAAAGCAAGGGAGGGTTACTTTTGTCGGGATTGTCAAAATGGACCTTGAGCGTAAACCGTTTTTCTTAAATGAACTTGATTTGTCGTTTTCGCGGGCGTATGGGCCTGGCAGTTATGATCCTTCCTATGAGAAAGGACGGATCGAATATCCGTATCAGTATATTCGATGGACGGAAAAACGGAATTTAGAAGAAGTGATCCGGCTCATGGCTGAAAACCGCCTGAATATTGAGCCTTTAATCGATTCAATTTTTCCGCTTGGTGAAGCACAAAAAGCATTTGATAAAGTTAAAACTTCCCAAATGAAGTCTGTAGCTGTGCTTCTTTCGTATCCCAAAAATGAGAAAATAGAAACGAAAATTGTTAGCGCCGTACCTCGTAGGCATGTTTCTAAGGATGTTATCAATATCGGCGTTATTGGTTCTGGGAATTTTACCCGCAATGTCCATATTCCGAATTTATCAAGATTAAAGAAATTTAATATTAAGGCTATTTGTTCTGCTTCAGGTATGAATGCGGCCGCGATGGCCAAACGCTACAATATTGAGTGTGTGACGACTCAGTATCACGATATTTTGCAAGACCCGAATATTGACACCATTTTGATCGCAACACGCCACGATCTGCATTCTTTGATCGCCATTGAGGCGGCAAAAGCCCAAAAGAACATCTTTGTAGAAAAACCAGTGGCGATGAGTCTGCAAGACCTGGATGCTGTCCGGCAAGCAGTAAAAGAGAACGATGTTTGCTTTATGGCTGGCTATAACCGGCGATTTTCACCGATCGTTCAAAAAGCAAAGAAATATATTACTCAAAAACCTATTGTGATGAATTATGTGGTAAATATAAAAAATCTTTCCGATTCTCACTGGACACTGGATCCTGTTGAGGGTGGTGGTCGCTTGTTAGGGGAAGCGGACCATTTTTTCGACCTGATGAATTGTTTTGCCGGATCGCGACCAAAAGAAGTTTCGGCAGCTTCCTTTCCGATATCAACAGATACCAAAGAAGGGTTGTTCAACTTTGCAGTTCAAGTGAAATATGAGAACAATAGTCTTGGACAGCTTATTTATACAAGTTTGGGCGGCCCAAAAATTCCTCGGGAAAGGCTTGAAATATTTTGTGGAAGCAAGACTTTAGAAATCATTGATTTCAATACGCTTCTCATTAACGGGAAGATTCAATCGAAAATGTTAGGGATGGGGCATTTTGAAGAGTTGGAATATTTTAGCACAAAAATATCCGGACATTGTTCAGATGAGGATTTGGATGATGCATTATCCGCCTCTTGGGTTTGCCTTAAAGCTCACGAACAAATAATCCATCGTTGA
- a CDS encoding NDP-sugar synthase — MKTPSKLSDSYAVILCGGRGLRMGTLTRHVPKPLVLINGKPILWYIFRELYSIGFRKFIFPLGYLGNMIKSYVDRNFAQLNCEIVLVDTGINTPIARRLAKIARFIPDGKDFLLLNGDAFFRFDLKEMYKKHSRTKSWLTLASAEIVSNYGLIYEKNGRVINFDRDAKIDRYGLSGKKNNYGFIYSGIAFLNKRALTATNLRQCDSFEEKLYPLLIRKGKATHWAAKGFWHSVDSPKDIQQAENIVRKFKLTTLREIK; from the coding sequence ATGAAAACTCCTTCTAAGCTGTCGGATTCTTATGCCGTTATATTATGCGGCGGGCGGGGACTGCGCATGGGAACATTAACTCGCCATGTTCCAAAACCGTTGGTCTTAATAAACGGCAAACCGATCCTTTGGTATATATTTCGAGAGCTTTATAGTATAGGTTTTCGAAAATTTATTTTTCCTTTAGGGTATCTTGGGAATATGATTAAATCTTATGTCGATAGGAATTTCGCGCAACTTAATTGTGAGATCGTCCTTGTTGATACCGGAATTAATACCCCGATTGCGCGGCGTTTGGCGAAGATTGCTCGTTTTATTCCGGACGGAAAAGATTTTCTCTTGCTTAACGGCGATGCATTTTTTCGCTTTGATCTGAAAGAGATGTATAAAAAACATTCAAGAACAAAATCTTGGTTGACCTTGGCGTCGGCCGAGATCGTTTCAAATTACGGTCTTATTTATGAGAAAAATGGACGGGTTATTAATTTTGACCGTGATGCAAAAATTGATCGGTATGGTTTGTCCGGAAAGAAAAATAATTACGGTTTTATCTATTCCGGAATTGCTTTTTTGAATAAAAGAGCGTTGACCGCCACTAACCTTCGGCAGTGTGATTCGTTTGAAGAAAAGCTGTATCCATTATTGATCCGAAAAGGGAAAGCCACTCATTGGGCGGCGAAAGGCTTTTGGCATTCCGTAGATAGCCCCAAAGATATTCAGCAGGCGGAAAATATTGTTCGAAAATTTAAACTAACGACGTTACGGGAAATTAAATAA
- a CDS encoding radical SAM protein: MTPDLLKRYSYQNRYVSDVDEVIRKILNKTIIPHQLEIQPGRLGGDKLCWLSCPYCYGGTSKNTQERLRPERYVEILRQAAQGPNGGINKFIFAGYATDPLNYEHIDDLLQTARDNNVIFGFHTKSIRFSDRFLGLLTGSNIQKLSYFSISVDAGNPESYNRTHGVGHSSGDIYHKVLENIRRVTAARKLTNCPLDVSATYLVTQFNNSTEEVVSAIKDLTAAGVDIIRFTFPQVPRGHEKADQDVMVPGRQEILDSFKRLKPVIDSFTSDQVQVVILDFDADYGIAEQRRTHPCFARFVFPTIGFDGYLAHCSESAAPHFRDMSLGNLAQRDFWDLFYDYDVKNFKKYVESFFVKMCKNDCRCDRKEHVVNSLFKQSGIIEKI; this comes from the coding sequence ATGACGCCTGATCTACTTAAGAGATATTCCTATCAAAATCGCTATGTCAGCGATGTTGATGAAGTCATAAGAAAAATCCTTAATAAAACGATTATCCCCCATCAACTTGAGATCCAGCCGGGCCGTCTTGGTGGGGATAAGCTTTGCTGGTTAAGCTGTCCTTATTGCTATGGAGGCACATCAAAGAATACCCAAGAGCGCTTAAGACCTGAAAGATATGTCGAGATCTTGCGCCAGGCGGCGCAGGGGCCGAACGGCGGCATCAATAAATTTATTTTTGCAGGGTATGCCACGGATCCTCTTAATTACGAGCATATCGATGACCTTTTGCAAACAGCGCGCGATAACAATGTTATTTTCGGTTTTCATACTAAGTCGATTAGGTTTTCTGACCGCTTTCTCGGGCTATTGACGGGATCAAATATCCAGAAACTAAGTTATTTCAGCATCAGCGTTGATGCGGGGAATCCAGAAAGTTACAATCGTACTCATGGAGTAGGGCATTCGAGTGGAGATATCTATCATAAGGTCTTAGAGAACATTCGCCGTGTTACAGCGGCGCGCAAACTGACAAATTGTCCGCTAGATGTCAGCGCAACATACTTGGTAACCCAATTTAATAATTCAACAGAGGAAGTTGTTTCGGCCATTAAAGATCTTACGGCGGCGGGGGTTGATATTATTCGCTTTACGTTTCCGCAAGTGCCGCGTGGACATGAAAAAGCGGACCAGGATGTTATGGTGCCCGGGCGACAAGAAATTCTTGATAGTTTTAAACGCCTAAAGCCGGTCATTGACAGCTTTACTTCGGATCAAGTGCAGGTCGTTATTTTGGATTTTGACGCGGACTATGGGATCGCGGAGCAGAGGCGCACGCATCCGTGTTTTGCCAGATTTGTTTTTCCGACCATAGGTTTTGACGGATATTTGGCGCATTGTTCGGAGTCGGCCGCTCCGCATTTTCGCGATATGAGCTTGGGCAATTTAGCTCAGCGTGATTTTTGGGACCTCTTTTATGATTATGATGTAAAGAATTTTAAGAAATACGTCGAATCCTTCTTTGTTAAGATGTGCAAGAATGATTGCCGTTGTGACCGAAAAGAACACGTTGTTAATAGCCTATTTAAGCAATCAGGAATCATTGAAAAAATCTGA
- a CDS encoding Gfo/Idh/MocA family oxidoreductase: MKKSDQLQVAVLGASGIGRAHVREFTRAGAFVKGILGRSQESASQTAARLNKEFRLSLKPFWNIEELLNCGIDAVSIATPWDIHFEQIRKSLDKGLFVFCEKPLFWNKAVTPEGIKKDCRYLLENAQEKLALNICNIAYLQAYEKLYGLPPKIESFEFSYFAQGKHNGDEIGVDLLPHGISLINYLAPRGVLSSLKKEITQNDYHCWFQYTGIKCHFHFKEDPKGPKEFSFKINGLKTSRSFEVRDNQYCPSLIRDDELRQENPVADPFFVFISDFVNKIKTKEKFLCDTKAAVQNMQMVSDIILA, encoded by the coding sequence TTGAAAAAATCTGATCAATTACAGGTTGCGGTTTTAGGAGCGAGCGGTATCGGGCGGGCTCATGTTCGAGAATTTACAAGAGCCGGTGCTTTTGTTAAAGGCATTTTGGGACGCTCGCAAGAATCGGCCAGCCAAACCGCTGCCCGGCTTAACAAGGAATTTCGCCTGTCCCTTAAACCGTTTTGGAATATTGAGGAATTGCTTAACTGCGGCATTGACGCCGTTAGCATCGCGACACCGTGGGATATCCATTTCGAGCAGATCAGAAAGTCTCTGGATAAAGGTTTATTTGTTTTTTGTGAAAAACCTCTTTTTTGGAACAAGGCGGTCACGCCGGAAGGAATTAAAAAAGATTGCCGGTATCTTTTAGAAAATGCGCAAGAAAAACTAGCTCTTAATATCTGCAATATTGCTTACCTACAAGCCTATGAAAAACTTTATGGGCTTCCTCCAAAAATTGAGTCTTTTGAATTTTCTTATTTTGCTCAAGGGAAGCACAATGGCGATGAGATCGGCGTTGATCTTTTGCCTCATGGGATCTCGTTAATAAATTACCTCGCGCCTCGTGGGGTGCTCTCCTCATTAAAAAAAGAAATTACACAAAATGATTATCATTGTTGGTTCCAGTATACGGGCATCAAATGCCACTTTCATTTTAAGGAAGATCCAAAGGGGCCTAAAGAATTCAGTTTCAAGATAAATGGCTTAAAAACATCGAGATCCTTTGAGGTCCGGGATAATCAATATTGCCCATCGCTTATTCGGGACGATGAGTTAAGGCAAGAAAATCCAGTTGCAGATCCTTTTTTTGTTTTTATCAGCGACTTTGTTAATAAGATTAAAACAAAAGAGAAGTTTCTTTGTGACACGAAGGCAGCGGTTCAAAATATGCAGATGGTTTCAGATATTATTCTTGCTTAA
- a CDS encoding glycosyltransferase family 4 protein codes for MNIVHISSSVFRIHGASKWLLLFTTTLEEKGHNNTIVCPRFCIPLPFWFKGSIQPLFKSKTKVREKSGFVKICSIFSQIATIIFLPIIIPRKTDVIVLHSEESLFAAVLSKILFPKAKLIYYCYQIPRELYDLRDCTKKTYGIWMTVFSPFIAVYKVLHKRLPRLADGVLVWSSQEIISARSLYGDLRFCVVPAGVDYLRFEITDDAAKKVEAFRNRLSLGKKKILLMNASLTKKKNIPEFLDLIYRLTHERQEIHGLIIGEGPEYGQLQDTVRRLGIEKSVTFLGYVAQEDLSTYYFLCDILFFIEFNPPWTMSIIEAAAAKKPVIVTTGGSIPTLVKDKETGYVVQDLADDLYQRTKFLLDDPRRCQEMGENNFQHCRPFSAEESVKNFLKMLENL; via the coding sequence ATGAATATTGTTCATATTTCTTCGAGTGTTTTTCGCATCCATGGCGCAAGCAAGTGGCTGTTGCTTTTTACGACAACCTTAGAAGAAAAAGGGCATAACAATACCATTGTTTGTCCAAGGTTTTGCATCCCTTTGCCATTTTGGTTTAAAGGGTCCATTCAGCCGCTTTTCAAATCTAAAACTAAGGTCAGAGAGAAATCCGGATTTGTTAAAATTTGTTCGATCTTTAGCCAAATAGCAACCATCATATTCTTGCCGATCATTATTCCTCGAAAAACGGATGTTATCGTTTTGCATTCCGAAGAGAGCCTTTTTGCGGCTGTATTATCCAAGATACTTTTCCCTAAGGCTAAGCTGATTTATTATTGTTATCAGATCCCAAGGGAGTTATATGACCTGCGTGATTGTACGAAAAAAACATATGGTATTTGGATGACGGTTTTTTCGCCTTTTATCGCTGTTTACAAGGTTTTACACAAAAGGTTGCCGCGCTTGGCCGATGGTGTTTTGGTCTGGAGCTCTCAGGAAATAATTTCCGCGCGTTCGTTATATGGCGACTTGCGTTTTTGCGTAGTGCCGGCCGGTGTCGATTATTTACGCTTTGAGATCACGGACGATGCAGCAAAAAAGGTTGAAGCATTCAGGAATCGTTTAAGCCTCGGAAAAAAGAAAATACTGCTTATGAACGCCTCCTTAACGAAAAAAAAGAATATCCCGGAATTTTTAGATCTTATCTACCGGTTGACCCATGAAAGACAGGAAATCCATGGCCTTATCATCGGTGAGGGGCCGGAATACGGGCAGCTCCAGGATACCGTTCGCCGCTTGGGCATTGAAAAAAGTGTAACGTTTTTGGGTTACGTCGCCCAGGAAGATCTGTCGACCTATTATTTTTTATGTGACATTTTATTTTTTATCGAGTTTAATCCACCGTGGACCATGTCGATCATAGAGGCCGCGGCCGCTAAAAAGCCGGTTATTGTTACTACCGGAGGCTCGATCCCAACTTTGGTGAAAGACAAGGAAACGGGATATGTTGTTCAGGATCTTGCGGATGATCTGTATCAACGTACGAAGTTCCTATTAGATGATCCCAGGCGGTGTCAAGAGATGGGAGAAAATAATTTTCAGCATTGTCGTCCGTTTTCGGCAGAGGAAAGCGTAAAAAATTTCTTAAAGATGCTTGAAAACCTCTAA
- a CDS encoding lysylphosphatidylglycerol synthase transmembrane domain-containing protein yields MKRYSLIFSGIVFFISCFYLYENRDQFFLFRSINILNILCLLFLILAFFFVTGYTFRLVVNLLNVELTLAETFGLSILTNFGNYLGPTSPGSIIKAVYLKAVKGLEYSKFTSVFFASAFLGVFMTGIFGVILFFSLKIAATKVSMILLAVCWAFVIVAIVPFVLHIPQITSQRRIAQMLKLALEGFDAIRNQKMGLMRIGISYVAQFALSAFIFQSAFYALGISVSYEQALAVGVYTTIVNFVSITPSNLGIQEAMIALIFSVLGQSFSVGVMGAALIRVVHLLITFSLTPIFTYLLFKRKGLSLAGLDKK; encoded by the coding sequence ATGAAACGTTATAGCTTAATTTTTTCGGGAATTGTTTTCTTCATTAGTTGCTTTTATCTTTATGAAAACCGGGATCAGTTTTTCTTATTCAGAAGCATAAATATTTTGAATATCCTTTGCCTGCTATTCCTGATCCTCGCATTTTTCTTTGTCACCGGATATACCTTTCGTCTTGTGGTAAATCTCTTAAATGTCGAATTAACTTTAGCGGAGACATTTGGGCTGTCCATCTTAACTAATTTTGGCAATTATTTAGGCCCGACCAGTCCCGGTTCAATTATTAAGGCCGTTTACTTGAAAGCGGTGAAAGGGCTAGAGTATTCGAAATTTACGTCTGTTTTCTTTGCGAGTGCTTTCTTGGGGGTCTTTATGACCGGGATTTTTGGGGTCATTTTATTTTTTTCTCTCAAGATCGCAGCAACAAAAGTTTCCATGATCCTTCTTGCGGTTTGTTGGGCATTCGTGATCGTGGCCATTGTTCCGTTTGTTTTACATATACCCCAAATTACTTCTCAACGGCGCATCGCGCAGATGTTGAAGCTGGCCCTTGAAGGGTTTGATGCCATTCGTAATCAGAAAATGGGCTTGATGCGCATTGGCATATCATATGTCGCGCAGTTTGCCCTAAGTGCTTTTATTTTTCAATCAGCATTTTATGCCTTGGGGATCTCGGTATCATATGAACAGGCACTGGCGGTCGGTGTCTATACGACAATCGTAAATTTCGTTAGCATCACGCCAAGCAACTTAGGCATTCAAGAAGCTATGATCGCGTTGATTTTTTCGGTTCTTGGGCAAAGTTTTTCTGTGGGGGTTATGGGCGCGGCGCTTATTCGGGTGGTACATTTGTTGATTACTTTTAGCTTAACGCCAATTTTCACATATCTTTTGTTTAAACGTAAAGGTCTTTCGCTGGCAGGGTTAGATAAAAAATAA
- a CDS encoding tetratricopeptide repeat protein: MFNFLKDFLKNVTHSMLKIGGFSWALYLAAFLLLSAILDQGKIQARLLNYFKVPMDYLLDLSAAKVLPNEFQLREQIRYYERLAQYALHQPEPPYLLGFCYYYLGDHKKSIEFYKKAVEKAPQSFWTYYNLGVVYFKSGQFEKALSSWRKAKAVDLRETLRFVFASVFFEKRYFGSKENLILAAELNLKEAYDQCQEILMLCDAQNGLSSLRFLERARVLQRDKNFNPKIF, from the coding sequence ATGTTTAATTTTCTTAAGGACTTCTTGAAGAATGTGACGCATTCGATGCTTAAGATAGGAGGTTTTTCTTGGGCCTTGTATCTTGCCGCGTTTTTACTTTTGTCTGCGATCCTTGATCAGGGCAAGATCCAGGCAAGGCTTTTGAATTATTTTAAGGTTCCTATGGATTATTTATTGGATTTGTCCGCTGCCAAGGTTCTTCCTAATGAGTTTCAGCTGCGCGAACAAATTCGGTATTATGAGCGATTAGCGCAATATGCGCTTCATCAGCCCGAACCGCCGTATCTTTTAGGATTTTGTTATTACTATTTAGGCGATCATAAGAAATCTATTGAATTCTATAAAAAAGCGGTTGAAAAAGCTCCGCAATCGTTTTGGACATATTACAATCTGGGAGTTGTTTATTTTAAATCCGGGCAATTTGAGAAGGCTTTGTCTTCCTGGCGCAAGGCCAAGGCCGTTGACTTAAGAGAAACGCTGAGATTTGTATTTGCATCCGTATTTTTTGAGAAGAGATATTTTGGGTCAAAAGAAAACTTGATCCTAGCCGCGGAACTTAATCTTAAAGAAGCTTACGATCAATGCCAAGAAATATTGATGCTTTGCGACGCTCAAAATGGCTTGTCCTCATTAAGATTCTTAGAACGTGCTCGTGTTTTACAAAGAGATAAAAATTTTAATCCAAAAATCTTTTAA
- a CDS encoding acyltransferase, protein MKTQKNDYFCHPTSCVEEGATIGQGTKIWFYSHILKGAKIGQRCHLGQNVVVHPTAVIGNGVKIQNNVSVYDAVTLEDDVFCGPSCVFTNVINPRSAISRNSAEFFKKTLVKKGATIGANATILCGITIGRFAFVGAGAVVTKSVPDFGLFFGNPARLMGWMCACGTKIKFLAAKGTCVSCKAVYKKSGKVVVAALKKSKIQNQ, encoded by the coding sequence ATGAAAACACAAAAAAATGATTATTTTTGTCACCCAACATCCTGCGTTGAAGAGGGCGCTACAATAGGGCAAGGGACAAAGATCTGGTTTTATTCGCATATTTTAAAAGGGGCGAAGATCGGGCAGCGCTGTCATTTGGGGCAAAACGTGGTGGTGCATCCGACGGCTGTGATCGGAAATGGCGTCAAGATCCAAAATAATGTTTCCGTGTACGATGCGGTAACACTGGAAGATGATGTCTTCTGCGGGCCGTCTTGCGTTTTTACAAATGTAATAAATCCCCGGTCTGCTATCTCGAGGAATTCCGCTGAATTCTTCAAGAAAACTTTAGTGAAAAAGGGGGCGACCATTGGCGCGAACGCGACCATTTTGTGCGGCATTACTATTGGCCGTTTTGCTTTTGTCGGAGCGGGGGCGGTGGTGACGAAAAGCGTTCCTGATTTTGGGCTTTTTTTCGGTAATCCGGCACGTTTAATGGGGTGGATGTGCGCTTGCGGCACAAAAATAAAGTTCTTGGCCGCGAAGGGAACTTGTGTAAGCTGTAAGGCCGTTTATAAAAAATCAGGGAAAGTGGTTGTTGCCGCTTTAAAGAAAAGTAAAATTCAAAATCAATGA